The following is a genomic window from Piliocolobus tephrosceles isolate RC106 unplaced genomic scaffold, ASM277652v3 unscaffolded_37438, whole genome shotgun sequence.
AGACAGGCCCAGGAAGGCAGAGCGGGAAGGGAGTGTTACAGGCAGGAAGTTCGTAAAGCCTGTGTTTATAGATCAGGATCCCTTGAGCTGAGCTGAGGATGGCAAGGAGGCAGCAATACCAACAGTCTGGGAGGGCAACCAATTGGACAGACCCAACTGTGAtatctctctctctgcccacaGGCCAGGACTCTGCCAGTCCCATCCGGACCACATACACGGGCCAGGTGCTGGGGAGTCTTGTCCATGTCAGGGGCACCGATACCGGGGTCCATACCTTCCTGGGAATTCCCTTTGCCAAGCCACCTCTAGGTCCGCTGCGATTTGCACCCCCTGAGCCCCCTGAATCTTGGAGTGGTGTGAGGGATGGAACCACCCATCCGGCCATGTAAGCTCTCCCAGGGGTCTAGGGAACTccaggccctggggcaggggtggggtgctCTGAACTCAGCTAGGCTACAATTATCATGTCACCTAAACCCCCACatccagttttccttctgagTTTCGTGGATCCCCACGTGCATTTTTCCAATGAGCATGCTGAGGCTGCGGAGGGTGAATAACTTCTCAGACTCCTGGCTCAAGGCTTGGCATTCGGGAGGCATTGGCTCCAGGTGCTGAAGGGAGGGGCAGAGACACAGATCTCCCCAGATTCTGGTTATGCCAAACTTTCTCTGCCACCAGGGGCAGGTGTCTCTGGGAAAGGTTCGATGTAGCTCTATGAACCTTGTAGGAGCCCCTAACTCTAGTGGCAGATGTTGCAAATAGCTGAAGAAAACAGTAGTGGTAGCTTCCTGGGGACCCGCGCTCTCCACAGTCACTGTGTCCACCGACAGGGCCAGGAGCCATTGGCCAAGACACGTGTATATTTTTCCAACTGGAGGCCGTGTGGGAATGATGAGTTTTTGAGAGTTTAGACTTGGGATGAGGGACATCCCACTGCCCTTCTCGTGAGAAATTAACATCCATTCACTCATGTAGCACACATATGTGGGCTACTCCCCTGTGCCAGGCCTCAGGGGGTACAGCGATATAGTGGTGAATGTCAGCACATGCAGCCAATGGTTCTCATAGAAACCCCTGAAAGTTAAGTTTTCCGTTGTCGGGAGGATGATACCCAAGGTCCTCAATGACCTCGAGACCTCCCTGGAAGTCCAAGCTCCATCCCAGCTTCCCCAGAGCCTGTGGCCTGTAACTTGGTGGGAAGAGATTTATGGGAGGGATCATGTGTGGGCAGGGTATTGTGAGAGGGGCTGAGGGTTGTTGGGAGCACATCTGAACCCAGGGTCTAGTTTTGGCCACAGCCCGGTCCCTGGACTGATTATTTGCCCTGGTTACTAGGTGTCTGCAGGACCTCACTGCACTGGAGTCAGAATTTTATAGCCAGTTAAATGTGACCATCCCTTCGGTCCCCATGTCCGAGGACTGCCTGTACCTCAACATCTACACGCCGGCCTATAGCCATGAAGGCTCTAACCTGCCGGTGGGTGTCAGGCCACAATTCACTGGGGGTTGGAGGACAGTTCTTCTGCAAGTAGGTAGAAAGGACAATATTAGCACAGGCCCTGCTGCAGAGTGGACTGTGCTGAGAAGCTTCTCACTCTCAGGTCCAAGAAATGCTCCTTACCCAGGCTGGGTAGCTGACCCTTGGGCATGGTGTCACAGAGTTCTGGCTGCTCCCAGAGGTCAAAGGCTGTGGTTCTGGGCTGGACTCAGGACTCACCCAGCCAACTCATGCCCAGGAGATCCACCCAAGTGCCCAAGGGCTGCACCTTGAGGTGACCAAGAACCCCAGCCATGGATAATCTGTTGGGTCTATGAGAATGGGCAcacacaaaaacttttttttgttttttgagacagagtctcgctctgtcgcccgggctggagtgcagtggtgcaatcttggctcactgcaagctctgcctctgggttcatgccattcatctgcctcagcctcctgagtagctggaactacaggcgctggccaccaagcaaggctaattttttttgtattttttagtagagacgggatttcaccgtgttagccaggaaggtctcgatctcctgaccttgtgatctgcctgcctcggcctcccaaagtgctgggattacaggtgtgagccaccacgcccggccacaaaaactttttttgttagagatggcattatgctctgttgcacaggctagaatacagtggcatgaacataggTCTCTATAACCTCAAATTCCAGGGTGATCCTCCGACCTCAacctacccagtagctgggactgcaggcctgtgccaccatgcctggctaatttttaaaacattttctgttgaaagggggtctccctatgtggTTCAGGCTAAGGACATTTTTTATTAATGTTCATGTGGAGCCGTCAGGGAGACACCCCTTTTCTTTCCACTTCGGTGAGTTTTCTAGGGCTGATGAAACCAGGCTTTGATACAGGGGCTGGTCTTCCTGATAGATCTTGGATGCTTAACAATTGGCTCATGTAATGAATTTGTGCTGGAGTTCTAATGGGGAGGTAGACAGAGGCAAAGCACTGGTTGGTCTAGGTAGTGGCCCTGGTGGGGTTCAGGCTGGATGGGAACATCGTGGTAGCTGCCTTGATTTCCCCAGGTGATGGTGTGGATCCATGGTGGTGGGCTTGTTTTTGGCATGGCTTCCATGTATGATGGTTCCATGCTGGCCGCCTTTGAGGACGTGGTGGTGGTCACCATCCAGTACCGCCTGGGTGTCCTGGGCTTCTTCAGGTGAGActagggctgggctgggctgtgcAATGAGGGCTGAGCAGGGCCAGAACAGCCCTGTGATCCCTGTCCCTGCTACTTCTCAGCACTGGAGACAAGCATGCAGCTGGCAACTGGGGCTACCTGGACCAAGTGGCCGCACTACGCTGGGTCCGGCAGAATATCGCCCACTTTGGAGGCAACCCTGACCGTGTCACCATTTTTGGCGAGTCTGCGGGTGGCACGAGTGTGTCTTCGCTTGTTGTGTCCCCCATGTCCCAAGGACTCTTCCATGCGGCCATCATGGAGAGTGGCGTGGCCCTCATGCCCTGCCTCATTGCCAGCTCAGCAGATGTTATCTCCACGGTGAGTGCCCTCAGCTGTGGAGGGCTAGGCCTGCTACCTCCCCTTCTGTCTGTTAAGTGAGGATGACAAGGGCCATCAGGGAGCATCCCCCAGGAGCTGCCGCCTACCTTGGAATTGCTTGCGGGCTCCAGGGTCAGAATGCACATCCTTCTGCCATTGCAGAGGCCAACTTTGTTCTGTGGCCTCTGTGCAAAGTTGTCACCCTAGGGATCCCCATCATGAGGAGAACCATCTAGGCAGATGGGATGGCTCCTATGTCTGCAACTTCTGAGTTGGAACAGTGCCAGAACTGCAGGAATTCATACGCAGTACCCTGTGAGATTTGGGGTGTCCCTGTTCTTGGCCAGGGCCTTGGGCAAACTCCTCTTCTCTACCCGGAAGGATGAGCCAGCCCCTGCCTCGTCCCTTTGCAGGTGGTCGCCAATCTGTCAGCCTGTGACAAAGTTGACTCTGAGGCCCTGGTGGGCTGCCTGAGGGGCAAGAGTAAAGAGGAGATCCTTGCAATTAACAAGGTTGGTCTAAATGGATGTGGGTGTAGAGGAAGGGGTGCAAGAGGCATGGGGCTGGCAGGCCTGCATTGTCCTCATATTCCCTGGGCACATTACCTTATTTGCCTGTCTGGGTATCATAGCCCTGGGTGGAGACTGAAGATTGGTGCATGCCCGAGCCAGGCATTGATTGGATATGAGCATCTGGGGATGAACCGGGAAAGAGTGGAAGGTACTCAGAGGTCATCGGAAGATGTCTGGGACCCAACCTTCTTCCCTGACCTTGCATTTCCCCTCAGCCTTTCAACATGATGATCCCTGGAGTGGTGGATGGGGTCTTCCTGCCCAGGCACCCGCAGGAGCTGCTGGCCTCTGCTGAGTTTCAACCTGTCCCCAGCATCATTGGTGTCAACAATGATGAATTTGGCTGGATCAACCCCAGTGTGAGGCCCAACCCAAGCTGTCAAGTGCCTGGGGAGCCCATCTGGTAGTGGGGGATTTTCAGGGCTTAGTAGTTCCAGACTCATCCCATCCCCAACTGTAGACTCTCTCCCGGCCACCCAGGACACAAGTATCTATGACACCCAGAAGGAAATGGACAGAGAGGCCTTCCAGGCTGTTCTGCAGAAAATGTTAACGCTGATGGTAAGGCTCCTGGGGTCTCTCGCCAGTGGAGAGGGGCTCCTCTCCTGTCCTGAGGCAGAGGAAATTCAACCCCCAGATACCCTGCCTATGTAGTGACCCCCATGAGCAAAGGcccgagtgtgtgtgtgtttgggggtggggtcaCCTCAGAGCCTTGCCTTTGCTCCCACTTCCTGTTGCATTTCACGGTCCGTCTCCCCAAGCCCGAGGCCACCTCCTCCTTGCCCTTGACATCCAGCCTAACCTGCCTCTTCCTGATCCACCTGGGGTAGATGTTGCCTCCTACA
Proteins encoded in this region:
- the LOC113223003 gene encoding cocaine esterase-like produces the protein MARRQQYQQSGRATNWTDPTVISLSLPTGQDSASPIRTTYTGQVLGSLVHVRGTDTGVHTFLGIPFAKPPLGPLRFAPPEPPESWSGVRDGTTHPAMCLQDLTALESEFYSQLNVTIPSVPMSEDCLYLNIYTPAYSHEGSNLPVMVWIHGGGLVFGMASMYDGSMLAAFEDVVVVTIQYRLGVLGFFSTGDKHAAGNWGYLDQVAALRWVRQNIAHFGGNPDRVTIFGESAGGTSVSSLVVSPMSQGLFHAAIMESGVALMPCLIASSADVISTVVANLSACDKVDSEALVGCLRGKSKEEILAINKPFNMMIPGVVDGVFLPRHPQELLASAEFQPVPSIIGVNNDEFGWINPSDTSIYDTQKEMDREAFQAVLQKMLTLMMLPPTFGDLLMEEYAGDNGEPQSLQAQFQEMMADSMFVIPALQVAHFQRSRAPVYFYEFQHQPSWVKNIRPPHVKANHGDEVSFVFGTFFWGNYVKFTEEEERLSRKTMKYWANFARNGNPNGEGLPHWPLFDQEEQYLQLNLQPAVGRALKAHRFQFWKTALPQKKIQELEEPEEKHREL